A stretch of the Vitis riparia cultivar Riparia Gloire de Montpellier isolate 1030 chromosome 13, EGFV_Vit.rip_1.0, whole genome shotgun sequence genome encodes the following:
- the LOC117928410 gene encoding blue copper protein-like, with translation MAFKYTVGRHNVFKVNGTVFTNCTIPPPNEALTIGNDVITLATPGRKWYICDVNDHCANYGQKLAITVLEGWASPAPAPSPSTTTAPAPSSAYGISVSGY, from the coding sequence CCTTCAAATACACGGTGGGGCGGCACAATGTCTTCAAAGTGAATGGTACCGTCTTCACGAACTGCACTATACCACCACCAAATGAAGCTCTTACCATTGGAAATGATGTGATTACACTGGCCACCCCTGGAAGGAAGTGGTACATTTGCGATGTAAACGACCATTGTGCCAACTACGGACAGAAGCTTGCCATCACTGTGCTGGAAGGGTGGGCGTCTCCTGCACCGGCCCCCTCCCCCTCCACCACCACAGCACCAGCACCCAGTTCTGCTTATGGGATCTCGGTGTCTGGGTATTAG